One genomic window of Brassica napus cultivar Da-Ae unplaced genomic scaffold, Da-Ae ScsIHWf_1087;HRSCAF=1551, whole genome shotgun sequence includes the following:
- the LOC111201405 gene encoding uncharacterized protein LOC111201405 — MDTRQKEKTVEKSLGTSEHTPKVLTGIVGTRKRSRKTKDWTGASGAGDASVLNPVELSVPPTGRTGEAILTETQINQTEVQLGGEDRQLEETREQLNGAGSQLGAASGQLRDEQDGEAESSETGNRADPNVKRDGRTGPVDQMAEPSMKEVLDAIKVMGSQMRAMTQVFTPVVNSSKGQTTQAQVIAPGAGGPSGQVAPVAEVIELDPPAGTAKKVDYLKVLEHISRLGTKHFAGSVDPLEADEWRTRLVRNFKSTRCPDEYQKDISVHCLEGDAHNWWLALDKRTNGTIDRFADFEIEFNHKYFPAEAWDRSESQFLDLVQGKRSVREYEEEFNRLRRFVGRELEDEAVQVRRFIRGLRVELKTYCSVRTFHTVSELVERMAMLETNLAEENKQRLNSVVVSSGQSGDRKRKRDAAEGGKTSSGRPECPKCGKHHGGECWKAMGACTRCGKMYHSARDCPGPERNRGQGSTSEARTCHQCGKRGHVRVDCPQLQTGQGRGRVENNRPDHKQGQTSAPRVYELSRDVDESGPFKAITDMIGKGMFQMGTMNDLGLVSAAGGQVMHSLGLVKDIQVMIQDRVMPVDLIVVRLKNHEVILGMDWLGRNRATLDCHRGRVQFESGCGPPIKYEGINPASGCLVLSAVRAERMLEQGCEAYLATITTKEVVGVGGPDGIPLVSEFEDVFRSLQGIPPDRSDPFIIELEPGTALMSKSQYRMAPVEMAELKKQLEELLDKGFIRPSVSPWGAPVLFVKKKDGSFRLCIDYRGLNRVTIKNKYPLPGIDELLDQLRGAKWYGHYEFVVMPFGLTNAPAAFMKMMNGVFRDFLDEFVIIFIDDILKSIGFLGHVVSEEGVSVDQEKIKCIQEWPRPKNATEVRSFLGLAGYYRKYVKGFASVAQPMTQLTGKDVKFKWSEACEKCFIALKDMLTSAPVLVLPEADQPYVVYKDASITGLGCVLTQHGKVIAYASRQLRKHEGNYPTHDLEMAAVVFALKIWRSYLYGAKVQILTDHKSLKYIFTQPKLNLRQRHWMEFVADYDLDIAYHPGKANLVADALSRRRAEVSAEKEAEILEGMVRSLNLNTLARETEPLGLEAVNQADLLTRIQQAQGSDENLQKVARNDKTEYQITSNGTILVHGRISVPGDRKLKEEIMRQAHKSKFSVHPGLNKMYKDIKRCPTCQLVKAEHQVPSGLLQNLPIPEWKWDHITKDFVTGFLTTRNKKDAIWVIVDRLTKSAHFLPIKKGDGVDEIVKVYVNEIVRLYGVPASRVSDRDPRFTSYFWRAFQKALGTRVNMSTSYHPQTDGQSERTIQTLEDMLRACVLDWGDSWEKHLPLVEFAYNNSFHTSIGMSPYEAFMIGPEIVEETTEKIKLVKEKMKEAQDRQKSYADKRRKHLEFEGRVSGRRKLDPRFLGPFRILERVGAVAYKLDLPSAMDAYHNVFHVSQLRKCLTDQDIVLPEIPKDLGKNLTLETRPVRIIDRMEKAMRRKTVPMLKIVWEFNGKDIITWETEARMKAEYPEWYGQYEGGEPSSLNSGTSSFQVGETCHVPSSR; from the exons GGAACTAGGAAGAGGTCTCGGAAAACTAAGGATTGGACAGGGGCGTCCGGTGCTGGAGATGCCTCAGTGCTTAATCCAGTGGAGTTGTCAGTCCCACCTACTGGTCGGACCGGGGAGGCCATCCTGACTGAAACTCAGATCAATCAAACTGAGGTTCAGCTGGGTGGAGAGGACAGGCAGCTGGAAGAGACCAGAGAACAGCTGAATGGAGCTGGAAGCCAGCTAGGTGCAGCTAGTGGGCAGCTGAGAGATGAACAGGATGGTGAAGCTGAGTCCTCAGAGACTGGTAACCGAGCTGATCCAAACGTCAAGAGAGATGGGCGGACTGGTCCGGTTGATCAGATGGCTGAGCCATCCATGAAGGAAGTACTTGATGCAATCAAGGTAATGGGAAGTCAGATGCGGGCAATGACCCAAGTGTTCACACCAGTAGTGAACTCATCAAAGGGTCAGACTACACAAGCTCAAGTGATAGCTCCTGGAGCTGGTGGACCTAGTGGTCAAGTAGCGCCtgtagctgaggtgattgagcTGGATCCACCAGCTGGAACAGCTAAGAAGGTTGAttacctgaaggtgctggagcacatCTCTCGGTTGGGAAcaaaacactttgctggaagtgttgatcctcTAGAGGCAGATGAGTGGAGGACCAGGCTGGTTCGCAATTTCAAATCCACTCGTTGCCCAGATGAGTATCAGAAGGACATTTCAGTCCACTGTCTGGAAGGGGATGCACACAACTGGTGGTTGGCCCTtgacaagcgtaccaatggtaccattgaTCGGTTTGCTGACTTTGAGATCGAGTTCAACCACAAGTACTTTCCAGCAGAGGCATGGGATCGTTCGGAGTCTCAATTCTTGGACTTGGTCCAGGGAAAGAGATCAGTTCGAGAGTATGAAGAGGAGTTTAACCGCCTTAGGCGCTTTGTGGGAAGGGAGCTGGAGGATGAGGCAGTCCAGGTCCGGAGGTTCATAAGAGGCCTTAGGGTCGAACTCAAGACCTACTGCTCAGTCCGTACCTTTCACACAGTGTCTGAGTTGGTGGAGAGGATGGCAATGCTGGAGACCAATCTGGCTGAAGAAAACAAGCAAAGACTAAACAGTGTGGTTGTGTCTTCTGGTCAGAGTGGTGACCGGAAGAGAAAGAGGGATGCGGCCGAAgggggtaaaacctcaagtggtaggcctgAGTGTCCCAAATGTGGAAAACACCATGGAGGCGAGTGCTGGAAGGCTATGGGAGCTTGTACCCGTTGTGGTAAGATGTATCACTCAGCTCGAGACTGTCCTGGACCGGAGAGGAACCGTGGGCAAGGCTCAACCAGTGAGGCCAGGACTTGTCATCAGTGTGGCAAGAGAGGGCACGTCCGTGTGGACTGTCCTCAGTTGCAAACTGGACAAGGGAGGGGTCGTGTTGAGAACAACCGACCAGACCACAAGCAAGGCCAAACCTCAGCGCCTCGAGTCTATGAGCTTTCCAGGGATGTGGATGAGTCCGGACCCTTCAAGGCGATCACTG ATATGATTGGAAAAGGTATGTTCCAAATGGGAACCATGAATGATCTTGGCTTGGTGAGTGCAGCCGGTGGGCAAGTTATGCATTCACTAGGTCTGGTTAAAGACATTCAAGTGATGATCCAGGACAGGGTAATGCCTGTGGATCTGATTGTGGTCCGCCTTAAGAATCACGAGGTGATCCTAGGCATGGACTGGCTTGGCAGGAATCGGGCCACCTTAGACTGTCATCGAGGAAGGGTGCAgtttgagagtgggtgtggaCCCCCGATCAAGTACGAAGGTATTAATCCGGCCTCTGGATGCTTAGTGTTATCAGCAGTCCGTGCGGAAAGGATGCTGGAACAAGGTTGTGAGGCTTATTTAGCCACAATCACCACTAAGGAGGTCGTAGGGGTTGGTGGCCCGGACGGGATACCGCTGGTCAGTGAGTTCGAGGATGTGTTTAGGtcgctacagggcattccccctgataggtctGACCCATTCATAATAGAGctggaaccagggacggcccTAATGTCAAAGAGCCAATACCGCATGGCTCCAGTTGAAATGGCTGAGctaaagaaacaactcgaggaGTTGCTGGATAAAGGGTTCATACGCCCAAGTGTATCAccctggggagcaccagtcctctttgttaaaaagaaggatggtagttTCAGGTTGTGCATAGACTACAGAGGGCTGAACAGGGTTACTATAAAGAATAAGTACCCTTTGCCCGGGATTGATGAGTTGCTAGATCAGTTGAggggagccaagtg GTATggtcactatgagtttgtggtcatgccattCGGATTGACCAATGCACCAGCAGCctttatgaagatgatgaatggagttTTTCGAGATTTCTTAGAtgaatttgtaatcatcttcattgatgacaTACTT AAGAGCATTGGCTTCCTAGGACATGTAGTGTCTGAGGAAGGAGTCTCAGTTGATCAAGAAAAGATCAAATgtatacaagagtggccgagaCCAAAGAATGCAACTGAAGTGAGAAGTTTCTTGGGTCTGGCCGGCTACTACAGGAAGTATGTCAAGGGGTTTGCTAGTGTGGCACAACCTATGACACAACTTACTGGAAAAGATGTCAAGTTCAAGTGGTCTGAAGCTTGTGAAAAGTGCTTTATAGCCTTGAAGGACATGCTGACCAGTGCACCAGTCCTGGTGTTACCTGAAGCcgaccaaccatatgtggtgtacaaagatgcatccatcactggactaggcTGTGTGCTcacacaacatgggaaggtcataGCATATGCCTCAAGGCAGCTCAGGAAACATGAGGGCAACTACCCAACCCACGACCTGGAGATGGCCGCAGTGGTATTTGCGttgaagatatggagatcatacttgtatggtgccaaaGTTCAGATTCTCACTGACCACAAGAGCctgaagtacatattcactcagcctaAGTTGAATTTAAGACAAAGGCActggatggagtttgtggccGACTATGATTTGGACATTGCCTATCACCCAGGCAAGGCCAATCTAGTGGCTGATGCATTAAGCAGGCGTAGGGCTGAAGTATCAGCAGAGAAGGAAGCAGAGATCTTGGAAGGGATGGTCCGGTCATTGAATCTAAACACCTTGGCCCGTGAGACTGAGCCTTTGGGCTTGGAGGCTGTGAACCAGGCTGATCTCCTTACAAGAATCCAACAAGCACAAGGCTCGGATGAGAATTTGCAAAAGGTTGCAAGGAATGACAAGACTGAGTACCAGATCACCAGCAATGGTACCATTTTGGTACATGGGAGGATCAGTGTTCCTGGTGACCGGaaactaaaggaagagattatgagacaagctcataagtctaagttctcTGTGCATCCGGGGCTAAACAAGATGTATAAAGACATCAAGAG GTGTCCTACTTGCCAACTTGTTAAAGCAGAGCATCAGGTCCCAAGTGGTTTACTTCAAAACCTCCCTATACCAgagtggaagtgggatcacatcacaaagGACTTTGTGACTGGGTTCCTTACGACCAGGAACAAGAAGGATGCAATTTGGGTGATTGTAGATCGCCTGACCAAATCTGCACACTTCTTACCCATTAAAAAGGGTGATGGAGTGGATGAAATTGTAAAGGTTTATGTGAATGAGATAGTGAGGCTGTATGGAGTGCCGGCCAGTAGAGTCTCAGATAGAGACCCTcggttcacatcttacttctggaggGCTTTTCAAAAGGCTCTAGGAAccagagtgaacatgagtacatcttatcatcctcaaacggatggtCAATCAGAAAGAACCATCCAGACCTTGGAGGACATGCTAAGGGCATGTGTTTTAGACTGGGGCGATTCATGGGAAAAGCACTTGCCACTGGTGGAGTTTGCATACAACAACAGCTTTCACACCAGCATAGGCATGTCCCCTTATGAAGCATT catgataggTCCTGAGATTGTGGAAGAGACCACAGAGAAGATCAAGCtagtcaaagagaagatgaaggaGGCACAGGACCGCCAGAAGAGTTATGCGGATAAGAGaaggaaacatcttgagtttgag GGCAGGGTTTCTGGAAGAAGGAAACTGGACCCTAGGTTCTTAGGTCCATTCAGGATACTTGAAAGAGTTGGGGCAGTGGCTTACAAGTTGGATTTGCCATCTGCAATGGATGCTTACCATAATGTTTTCCATGTGTCTCAACTAAGAAAGTGTCTAACGGATCAGGACATTGTATTGCCTGAGATTCCAAAagatcttggtaagaacctcACCTTAGAaacaaggccggttcggatCATTGATCGGATGGAAAAGGCAATGAGAAGGAAAACAGTCCCTATGCTTAAAATAGTATGGGAATTCAATGGCAAAGACATTATAACTTGGGAAACAGAGGCAAGAATGAAAGCTGAGTATCCTGAGTGGTATGGTCAATATGAGGGTGGTGAACCATCGAGTTTGAACTCGGGGACGAGTTCCttccaagtgggggagacttgtcatgtccctaGTTCTAGATAA